The following proteins are encoded in a genomic region of Reichenbachiella sp.:
- the menD gene encoding 2-succinyl-5-enolpyruvyl-6-hydroxy-3-cyclohexene-1-carboxylic-acid synthase — MNLQSVFDLVQICHLKGVKHAVISPGSRNAALTIAFSRHPEIECYSVPDERSAAFIALGISLKTKLPTVLICTSGSAALNYAPAVAEAYFNQVPLLILSADRPPEWIGQRDGQTIYQEQLFGNHVKKSLVFPSLEETEEGTALGHETINQAINCCLEAEMGPVHINIPFREPFYPTTEQGHNFSKSLPVFISDNAPLNNWKSELKDLSNFSRVLIIVGQSTKDPSTIKLLTSLSIESKIPIVADVISNAHQVEDVISSQDVFLKGSKDTNLQPDLLITIGMSVISKNLKLFLRDLRPKAHWHVRQETKAPDTYLSLAKHFAVSEIDFLKELEQIFVASDSQRTFQGEWSNIDSKTKKHIEHFGSDDISDFDCYKKVLHALPSGSDLHLANSMAVRYANVIGLSNDKDIEVYCNRGTSGIDGSNSTAVGTAIVSQRPTFLLTGDMAFLYDRNGFWHNHVPENLSIVVFNNHGGGIFRMIEGPSGQPELEEFFETHQQKDASHVAKEFGFEYYPCTSLKELEQNLIPFVKTGKRKILEVFTDAEVSKNVYKELFRSLS, encoded by the coding sequence ATGAACCTTCAATCTGTATTTGATTTAGTACAAATTTGTCATTTGAAAGGTGTCAAACATGCCGTAATTTCCCCAGGTTCAAGAAATGCTGCTTTAACCATTGCCTTTTCTAGGCATCCTGAAATTGAATGCTATAGCGTACCTGATGAACGATCGGCCGCCTTCATTGCGCTAGGCATAAGTCTTAAAACAAAATTACCGACAGTGCTCATTTGCACCTCTGGATCGGCAGCTTTGAACTATGCTCCAGCGGTGGCGGAAGCCTATTTCAATCAAGTGCCTTTGCTCATTCTTTCTGCCGATCGCCCTCCTGAATGGATCGGACAACGAGACGGTCAAACGATCTATCAAGAGCAACTCTTTGGCAATCACGTCAAAAAATCCTTGGTTTTTCCTTCATTAGAAGAAACTGAAGAAGGTACAGCACTCGGCCACGAAACAATCAACCAAGCAATCAATTGCTGTTTGGAAGCTGAAATGGGACCCGTTCACATCAATATTCCTTTCAGAGAACCTTTTTATCCTACAACCGAACAAGGTCATAATTTTTCGAAAAGTCTACCGGTTTTTATTTCAGACAACGCTCCTTTAAATAACTGGAAGTCAGAACTAAAAGATCTTTCTAATTTCTCTCGAGTACTAATAATCGTTGGGCAATCAACGAAAGATCCATCAACGATCAAACTCCTCACTTCCCTTTCAATTGAAAGTAAAATCCCAATTGTGGCGGATGTTATATCCAATGCCCATCAAGTGGAAGATGTCATCAGTAGTCAGGATGTATTTCTGAAAGGTTCAAAGGACACAAACCTGCAACCAGATTTATTGATCACTATTGGCATGTCCGTAATTAGCAAAAACTTAAAGCTCTTTCTTCGTGATTTGAGACCTAAAGCCCATTGGCATGTTCGTCAGGAAACTAAGGCACCAGACACCTATCTCTCATTAGCCAAGCATTTCGCTGTGTCTGAAATTGATTTCTTGAAAGAACTTGAACAAATATTTGTCGCCAGCGACAGCCAAAGAACTTTCCAAGGCGAATGGTCAAATATTGATTCCAAAACCAAAAAGCATATAGAACATTTCGGGTCTGATGATATCTCTGACTTTGATTGTTACAAAAAAGTCCTTCATGCGCTTCCCTCAGGCTCGGACTTACATCTGGCCAACAGCATGGCCGTGAGATACGCCAACGTAATTGGCTTGAGCAATGACAAGGATATTGAGGTCTATTGCAATAGAGGAACCAGCGGGATTGATGGTTCTAATAGCACAGCTGTAGGAACAGCCATAGTCTCCCAAAGACCTACGTTTCTACTCACTGGAGATATGGCATTTCTTTATGACAGAAATGGTTTTTGGCACAATCACGTTCCTGAAAATCTAAGTATTGTGGTGTTCAACAATCATGGTGGAGGTATATTCAGAATGATTGAAGGTCCATCTGGCCAACCTGAGCTCGAAGAGTTTTTTGAAACTCATCAACAAAAGGATGCCAGCCATGTAGCCAAAGAATTTGGGTTCGAATATTATCCATGCACTTCATTAAAGGAATTGGAACAAAACCTCATCCCTTTCGTGAAAACAGGAAAACGCAAAATACTAGAAGTATTCACTGATGCAGAAGTGAGCAAGAACGTATATAAAGAACTATTCAGGAGTTTATCCTAA
- a CDS encoding chorismate-binding protein, which translates to MEASKQSTQTTPTTAFYEKLESFFSAGIKMDLPFAIWRNPRESIIQSTLQLDQDNDVPEEIENSPTGFLVSPFESSENHDTQFIKSDVLLDSDLNEILLSPGFKDKEGKFEKFVQQLSQIHEDQSFDYRDFLEAPAPFKTSKDSFLQLVQKCKESINEGYYQKIVPSRREKFRTEKSFHPVKELAKLCEAYENAFVSLVYLPNQGLWLGATPELLISVDEEQNFETISLAGTQEIRPGFELAQVSWTQKEIEEQALVSRYIINCFKKIRLREFDEYGPKTVKAGNLIHLKTTFKVNMKEVNFPQLGSVMLDLLHPTSAVCGMPMIPAAKFLQENEAYDRAYYSGYLGPVNYDGKTALYVNLRCAQVYKNDLILFAGAGVTEDSDPEKEWTETEIKFQTLLNVIQA; encoded by the coding sequence ATGGAAGCAAGCAAACAATCTACTCAAACCACACCTACCACTGCATTTTACGAAAAACTAGAAAGTTTTTTCAGTGCAGGCATAAAAATGGATTTGCCTTTTGCCATATGGCGCAACCCACGTGAATCTATTATTCAATCCACGCTTCAACTCGATCAGGACAACGATGTTCCAGAGGAAATAGAAAATTCCCCAACAGGCTTTCTTGTAAGTCCTTTTGAATCTTCTGAAAATCATGATACACAGTTTATAAAGTCGGACGTACTACTTGACAGTGACCTCAATGAAATTCTTTTAAGTCCAGGGTTTAAAGACAAAGAGGGAAAATTTGAAAAATTCGTTCAGCAACTCTCTCAAATTCATGAAGACCAATCTTTTGACTATCGTGATTTTCTGGAGGCTCCAGCTCCATTCAAAACATCAAAGGATTCTTTTCTCCAATTGGTACAAAAATGTAAAGAGTCTATCAACGAAGGTTACTATCAAAAAATCGTTCCCTCCAGAAGAGAAAAATTCAGAACTGAGAAAAGTTTCCATCCGGTAAAAGAACTGGCCAAACTATGTGAAGCCTATGAAAATGCATTCGTGTCACTAGTCTATTTACCAAATCAAGGGTTATGGTTGGGAGCAACTCCTGAGCTTCTTATTTCGGTAGATGAAGAACAGAATTTTGAAACTATATCCTTAGCAGGCACACAAGAAATAAGACCAGGCTTTGAACTTGCACAAGTGAGCTGGACACAAAAAGAAATTGAGGAGCAAGCACTCGTCAGTCGATATATAATCAATTGTTTTAAAAAAATTAGACTGCGTGAGTTTGATGAATACGGTCCAAAAACGGTCAAGGCAGGAAACCTCATACATCTCAAGACTACTTTTAAAGTAAACATGAAGGAGGTTAACTTCCCTCAATTGGGTAGTGTTATGCTCGATTTGTTACATCCCACTTCTGCAGTTTGTGGCATGCCAATGATTCCAGCTGCCAAGTTTCTTCAAGAAAATGAGGCCTATGACCGTGCCTATTATAGTGGTTACCTGGGCCCCGTGAACTATGATGGGAAAACAGCATTATATGTGAATCTCAGGTGTGCCCAGGTTTATAAGAACGACCTTATTTTGTTTGCCGGAGCAGGTGTAACGGAAGATAGTGATCCAGAAAAAGAATGGACTGAAACTGAAATTAAATTTCAAACCTTGCTCAATGTCATTCAAGCCTAA
- a CDS encoding histidine phosphatase family protein, with amino-acid sequence MKTKNIYIIRHGQTDFNLENKVQGRGIDSSINATGRKQAEDFFEYYKEVPFDKVYVSGLKRTKESVQQFIDLGIPYESHDGLDEISWGKHEGQPYDPVMHQIYLDTIAGWAEGKLDLAVGEGESPLEVVERQKTAMDCIMANKSEENVLIATHGRAMRMLVCWLLNYPLEKMDSFQHSNLCLYQLQYGEGQYRVIEHGSTKHLGS; translated from the coding sequence TTGAAAACCAAAAATATATACATCATCCGACATGGTCAGACTGATTTCAATCTTGAAAATAAGGTACAAGGACGGGGGATAGATTCATCTATTAATGCCACGGGTCGTAAGCAAGCTGAAGATTTTTTTGAATATTATAAAGAGGTACCTTTTGATAAAGTTTATGTTTCGGGATTGAAACGTACGAAGGAGTCCGTACAGCAATTTATCGATCTGGGAATTCCTTACGAATCTCATGACGGATTGGATGAAATCAGTTGGGGCAAACATGAAGGACAACCTTATGATCCAGTCATGCATCAAATTTATCTAGACACTATTGCAGGTTGGGCTGAAGGTAAATTAGATCTGGCGGTGGGGGAAGGTGAGTCTCCCTTAGAAGTGGTTGAAAGACAAAAAACTGCCATGGATTGTATTATGGCCAATAAATCCGAAGAAAATGTATTGATCGCTACTCATGGACGTGCCATGCGTATGTTGGTGTGTTGGCTGCTAAACTATCCGCTTGAGAAAATGGATTCATTTCAACATTCGAACCTTTGTTTGTACCAATTGCAATATGGTGAAGGACAATACCGAGTGATCGAGCACGGAAGTACAAAACATTTGGGTAGCTAG
- a CDS encoding hotdog fold thioesterase, with protein sequence MTDHIGIEFTEIGEDYVKATMPVDSRTVQPFRMLHGGASVVLAETLGSIAATMTVDPNDKYCVGLDINANHIKSVKSGFVEGTARPLHVGKKTQVWEIKITNEDHQLVCVSRITMAVIDKK encoded by the coding sequence ATGACAGATCACATTGGTATAGAATTCACTGAAATTGGAGAGGATTACGTAAAAGCCACCATGCCGGTAGATAGCCGAACGGTACAACCCTTTCGAATGCTGCATGGAGGGGCTTCAGTGGTTTTAGCAGAGACGCTAGGAAGCATAGCCGCAACAATGACTGTTGACCCAAATGACAAGTACTGCGTAGGACTCGATATCAACGCTAACCATATTAAATCAGTAAAAAGTGGATTCGTAGAGGGTACTGCTCGTCCACTTCACGTTGGAAAAAAAACTCAGGTTTGGGAAATAAAAATCACCAATGAGGACCATCAACTCGTATGTGTAAGTAGAATAACTATGGCCGTGATTGATAAAAAGTAA
- a CDS encoding DUF4136 domain-containing protein — translation MRLTLWFIIFILIQSCAPPKVIKFLNSELDYSKYHTYRLINYKSDDKSYAADGMAFYNEIENGIKQNMRAKGYEPADRPDLIARYEIVSTTATETRNQNYDPYGYNYYIPPTTKKFTEGIVLIELRDRKEKKLVWQASLDLKYNMRGEAKLTLLQSINRIFETYPYQAGSNDQVPTEQ, via the coding sequence ATGAGATTAACACTCTGGTTTATCATTTTCATTCTTATCCAATCCTGTGCTCCTCCTAAGGTGATCAAGTTTCTGAATAGTGAACTGGATTACAGTAAATACCATACCTACAGACTTATTAACTACAAAAGCGATGACAAGTCCTATGCCGCTGATGGCATGGCCTTTTATAATGAAATTGAAAATGGCATAAAACAAAACATGAGAGCCAAAGGCTATGAGCCTGCCGATCGCCCAGATCTTATTGCCAGATATGAAATAGTTTCGACTACTGCAACAGAAACACGCAATCAAAACTACGATCCTTATGGATACAACTACTACATCCCTCCTACAACCAAGAAATTTACTGAGGGAATTGTACTTATTGAACTTCGGGACCGCAAAGAGAAAAAACTCGTTTGGCAGGCTAGTTTAGATCTCAAATACAATATGCGAGGCGAGGCCAAGCTAACTCTACTCCAATCAATCAACCGAATATTTGAAACTTACCCTTACCAAGCGGGGTCTAACGACCAAGTGCCTACCGAACAGTAA
- a CDS encoding B12-binding domain-containing radical SAM protein encodes MASKIHTLLVTPPFTQLNTPYPATAYLKGYLNTINATSVQVDLGIEVILSLFTKDGLSRLFQTIANVEIALESNEQRIVSLMEEYLATIEPVISFLQNKNPTLAYSIAERDYLPEASRFRQLDDLDWAFGNLGIQDKARHLATLYLEDLADLIKNTIDPFFGFSRYAERLSLSAESFDPLYESLNQEPSFTDDILFDCLKQKLEQHKPTLVCLSVPFPGNLYGALRCGQFIKEHYPDTKVAMGGGYPNTELRNLKDVRLFEFIDFITLDDGERPAQLLLEHLEGKISLEHLKRTLTEQNGKIEYLNGAKLPDVPFSQTGTPSYEGLELDKYLSVIEITNPMHRLWSDGRWNKLTMAHGCYWKKCTFCDISLDYIKNYEPISASIICDRMEDQINQTGETGFHFVDEAAPPALMREVAIEILRRKMKVTWWTNIRFEKRFTPDLCRLLKASGCIAVSGGLEVASDRLLEQIQKGVTVAQVAQVTDNFTASGIMVHAYLMYGFPTQTEQETVDSLEMVRQLFELGVIQSGFWHQFAMTAHSPVGMNPEAFGAKSLLAETGSFAHNDIPHEDTQGTDHAIFSEGLRKSLFNYMHGACFDFPLQEWFDFEIPETTISPYQIEMAIQNNPGTQASDNNKLLWTLPIPAASFYTKKQKGKTSEKCKFLIHTNQASETAIFSKSQGEVLNKLFPSLTLNNEVSITLGKFREAYESNNSESFDKLTKSQGWQTLRKTGLLIV; translated from the coding sequence ATGGCATCCAAAATTCATACACTACTTGTTACTCCCCCTTTCACCCAACTCAACACCCCTTACCCCGCAACTGCGTATCTCAAAGGCTATCTAAATACGATTAATGCTACATCAGTACAAGTTGATTTGGGAATTGAAGTTATTCTGTCTCTGTTTACAAAAGACGGTCTATCTCGATTGTTTCAAACCATTGCTAATGTTGAAATAGCGCTTGAATCTAATGAGCAGAGAATAGTCTCTTTAATGGAAGAATATTTGGCTACCATCGAACCTGTAATATCTTTTCTGCAAAACAAAAACCCAACACTTGCCTACTCCATTGCTGAAAGAGACTATCTGCCCGAAGCTTCAAGGTTCAGGCAATTAGATGATTTGGATTGGGCTTTTGGCAATCTGGGCATTCAGGATAAGGCCAGGCATCTGGCTACTTTGTATTTGGAGGACCTAGCTGATTTGATTAAAAATACCATTGATCCTTTTTTTGGATTTAGTCGATATGCGGAGCGTTTGAGTCTTTCAGCAGAATCGTTTGACCCACTCTACGAATCACTCAATCAAGAACCCTCATTTACAGATGACATACTATTTGATTGTTTGAAACAAAAACTAGAGCAACACAAACCTACCTTAGTCTGTCTATCCGTACCCTTTCCTGGAAATCTATATGGAGCACTGCGTTGCGGGCAGTTCATAAAAGAGCATTACCCAGACACCAAAGTGGCTATGGGTGGAGGCTACCCAAATACTGAACTGAGAAATTTGAAAGACGTCCGTCTTTTTGAATTTATTGATTTCATTACTTTGGATGATGGCGAAAGACCTGCGCAATTGCTATTAGAGCATCTAGAAGGTAAGATTTCCCTTGAACATCTAAAAAGAACACTTACTGAACAAAATGGAAAAATAGAATACCTCAATGGAGCTAAGCTTCCCGATGTACCATTTAGCCAAACGGGTACACCCAGTTACGAAGGGTTAGAACTTGACAAGTACCTTTCGGTAATCGAAATTACAAACCCTATGCACCGCTTGTGGAGCGACGGTCGATGGAACAAATTGACCATGGCACATGGATGCTACTGGAAAAAATGCACGTTTTGCGATATTTCACTCGACTACATAAAAAACTATGAGCCCATCAGCGCATCGATCATCTGTGACAGAATGGAAGACCAGATCAATCAGACCGGTGAAACCGGTTTTCACTTTGTAGATGAGGCGGCTCCTCCCGCACTCATGAGAGAAGTTGCTATTGAAATCCTACGAAGAAAAATGAAGGTCACCTGGTGGACTAACATCAGGTTTGAAAAGAGATTTACGCCAGATTTATGTCGGCTATTAAAAGCTTCAGGTTGTATTGCTGTATCAGGGGGTCTTGAGGTGGCCTCAGATCGATTACTTGAACAAATTCAAAAAGGTGTAACTGTAGCGCAAGTGGCACAAGTAACTGATAACTTCACGGCAAGTGGCATTATGGTACATGCTTATTTGATGTATGGATTTCCTACTCAAACAGAACAAGAAACCGTAGATTCTCTTGAAATGGTTCGCCAGTTGTTTGAACTGGGCGTTATCCAGTCCGGTTTTTGGCATCAGTTTGCTATGACTGCCCATAGTCCAGTTGGCATGAACCCCGAGGCTTTTGGTGCAAAATCACTTTTAGCGGAAACTGGAAGTTTTGCACACAACGATATCCCGCATGAGGATACGCAGGGTACGGATCATGCGATTTTTAGTGAAGGCCTAAGAAAATCATTGTTCAACTACATGCATGGTGCATGTTTTGATTTTCCACTACAAGAATGGTTTGATTTTGAAATTCCGGAAACCACCATTTCTCCTTATCAGATTGAAATGGCCATTCAGAATAATCCAGGCACTCAAGCCAGCGACAACAACAAACTACTTTGGACTCTCCCAATTCCGGCAGCTTCATTTTACACCAAAAAGCAAAAAGGAAAAACATCAGAAAAGTGTAAGTTTCTAATTCACACCAATCAAGCTTCTGAAACAGCCATTTTTAGTAAATCACAAGGTGAAGTATTGAACAAACTTTTTCCAAGCCTAACACTCAACAATGAAGTTTCAATCACACTAGGCAAATTTCGCGAGGCTTACGAATCCAACAATTCAGAAAGTTTTGATAAGCTGACAAAATCTCAAGGCTGGCAGACCTTACGAAAAACGGGATTGTTGATTGTTTAA
- a CDS encoding C40 family peptidase, with product MIKRILIFISALWFGVACEQGDSSPDLERAIAIRDSLKTQYVLDSRVALFNIDVSSDGGLLKVSGDTDQTYVLATFMNKLLAEGIRIKDDVKLLPDSSTLKYRYALVNNSVANLRTKPKHSAELATQAILGTVLKVLKITEEWYLVQTPDDYIAWVDHGGVVLKTRFQIENWQKAKKVIVTKTNGQVFKNEKLTAVVSDVVLGNVLEWVATDNEVTRVEFPDGRRGYIATADISDFQAWLDSMKPSELLVEYYSRSLMGAPYLWGGTSVKGMDCSGFTKTVYFMNGLIIPRDASQQINAGVVVDENNSFEGLKKGDLLFFGKPATDSTRQKTTHVGIWLGNNEFIHASKQVRISSIDPNRPNYDEFNKNRYLGSRRYLRNLEGNIEEVKSAFTVR from the coding sequence ATGATAAAACGCATACTCATTTTCATTTCAGCATTATGGTTTGGAGTTGCTTGTGAGCAAGGAGATAGTAGCCCTGATTTAGAAAGAGCCATTGCTATAAGAGATAGTTTGAAGACGCAATATGTACTTGATAGTAGAGTGGCCTTGTTTAACATTGATGTGAGTAGTGACGGCGGTCTGTTGAAAGTGTCTGGAGATACAGATCAAACGTATGTGTTAGCCACTTTTATGAATAAATTATTGGCTGAGGGTATTCGAATAAAAGATGATGTTAAACTTCTTCCTGATTCTTCGACTTTAAAATATAGGTATGCATTGGTCAACAATTCCGTTGCAAACCTCAGAACCAAACCAAAGCACTCGGCTGAATTGGCGACACAAGCAATTCTCGGTACAGTATTGAAAGTGCTGAAGATTACAGAAGAGTGGTATTTAGTTCAAACACCTGATGATTACATTGCTTGGGTGGATCACGGTGGAGTAGTTTTGAAAACTAGATTTCAAATTGAAAACTGGCAAAAAGCAAAGAAAGTAATCGTTACGAAAACAAATGGTCAAGTTTTTAAGAATGAGAAGTTGACTGCTGTAGTTTCTGATGTGGTTCTTGGTAATGTACTAGAATGGGTGGCCACAGATAATGAAGTGACTCGCGTAGAATTTCCGGATGGCAGAAGGGGTTATATCGCTACAGCAGATATAAGTGACTTCCAAGCGTGGTTGGACAGCATGAAACCTTCAGAATTGCTGGTTGAATACTATTCCAGATCTCTTATGGGCGCACCTTACCTCTGGGGAGGGACTTCGGTCAAAGGAATGGACTGTAGTGGTTTTACTAAGACGGTTTATTTCATGAATGGACTGATTATTCCTAGAGATGCTTCGCAGCAAATAAATGCCGGTGTCGTAGTAGATGAAAATAATTCTTTCGAAGGTTTGAAAAAGGGAGACCTACTTTTCTTTGGTAAACCGGCTACTGATTCTACAAGGCAGAAGACTACCCATGTTGGTATTTGGTTAGGGAATAATGAGTTTATTCACGCATCCAAACAAGTAAGGATTAGTTCTATTGATCCAAATCGTCCAAATTATGATGAGTTTAATAAAAATAGGTATTTGGGTAGTAGAAGATATTTGAGAAACCTAGAAGGTAATATTGAAGAAGTAAAGTCTGCTTTTACTGTTCGGTAG
- a CDS encoding ATP-binding protein: MTYRSALDAMSDAIYLTNDKGLVTYANRAMLDLFEIEESILLKNKLANIDSEYKDFELLGLEDQKVLASKQPQENFYDFRSKSSYKIDQARTSKSPIFDDKGNVIGISAHITPIGENYISSNLLARGVKHYQNIQQLTLSISKLNSEQAILWELAQECARLLSLSDCVIYIYNENDQQLAQKAAYGAKGKGRVVLSPISLKVGEGIVGKCAQLKKTILVDDLTKDKDYVEDAYVALSEISVPILFQDKVIGVIDSESPEFGFYNIKHKDFLEAIAAIAALKISELRNLKDVSEKEQYLKQILESPKDLMAYSIDNEFCYRSFNKNHARIIKDDFNVDIEIGMNVLDFVDDEAEREEYRMSFEMALKGSDFAVLEKYRNKKDGSISYLDKFYSPLYSIDGEIIGVTAFIRDITDEKMVSLKLEERERLIQTINENIKDGIFRYSVSRGFLYSNSALLDLFGVEPPGEKVVDLQNFHVFKHMHLKIYNEILQNGSVENKEVHFKKTDGTTFWGLLDCTLTVDGEEQLIDGVITNITILKEMSQNLIKTNSEMDQLVYRTSHDLRAPIASLLGLESLLDVRVKDEEQRELLGIMKGQLKQLDSIILDIITYRKVAKLGLTKDVISIEEMINNILKGMQFMENYDHVEKTIKIDATSEFVNDKHNLQVIFNNLLSNAIKYSKKEENGFINIVVDIDEEKLVIVIEDNGIGIEKGYLSRVFNMFYRATNYATGTGLGLFIVKEAVTKLEGNIKVDSKEGEGSTFVVSIPNLIQVD; the protein is encoded by the coding sequence TTGACCTATAGATCCGCCTTGGATGCTATGTCAGATGCTATTTATTTGACCAATGACAAAGGTTTAGTGACTTATGCCAATAGGGCCATGCTTGACCTTTTCGAAATAGAAGAATCTATTTTGCTTAAAAATAAACTGGCTAATATCGATTCTGAATATAAAGATTTTGAATTGCTTGGATTGGAGGATCAGAAAGTATTGGCCTCCAAACAACCACAAGAGAATTTTTATGATTTTAGAAGTAAGTCATCTTACAAAATTGATCAAGCAAGAACTTCAAAATCTCCCATTTTTGATGATAAAGGGAATGTAATTGGTATAAGTGCTCATATTACTCCCATCGGTGAGAATTATATAAGTAGCAATCTGTTGGCTCGAGGTGTAAAACATTACCAAAACATACAACAGCTGACACTCTCCATTTCCAAATTAAATAGCGAGCAAGCTATCTTATGGGAACTTGCCCAAGAATGTGCCAGGTTGCTATCTCTGAGCGATTGTGTGATTTATATCTATAATGAAAATGATCAACAATTGGCTCAAAAAGCCGCTTATGGGGCTAAAGGAAAAGGAAGAGTCGTTTTGTCACCTATTAGCCTGAAAGTAGGTGAGGGTATCGTAGGTAAATGTGCTCAACTGAAGAAAACAATTTTGGTAGACGACCTCACAAAAGACAAGGATTATGTAGAGGATGCCTATGTTGCCTTGAGTGAAATTAGCGTACCTATCCTGTTTCAAGACAAAGTGATTGGAGTGATTGATAGTGAGTCTCCTGAATTTGGCTTTTACAATATCAAACACAAGGATTTTCTAGAGGCAATCGCTGCTATTGCTGCGTTGAAAATTTCTGAGTTAAGAAATCTAAAGGACGTAAGTGAAAAGGAACAATACCTAAAACAAATTCTTGAAAGTCCGAAAGATCTAATGGCCTACTCCATAGATAATGAGTTTTGCTATAGGTCATTCAATAAAAATCATGCAAGAATTATCAAAGATGATTTTAACGTGGACATTGAAATCGGGATGAACGTGCTTGATTTTGTAGACGATGAAGCCGAGAGGGAAGAATATCGAATGAGTTTTGAAATGGCATTGAAAGGCTCTGATTTTGCTGTTTTGGAAAAATATAGAAACAAGAAAGATGGCTCAATCAGCTATCTGGATAAGTTCTATTCTCCGTTGTATTCCATTGATGGTGAGATAATAGGTGTAACAGCATTTATTCGTGATATCACCGATGAAAAAATGGTTTCATTGAAGTTGGAAGAGCGGGAAAGGCTAATTCAGACCATCAATGAAAACATTAAAGATGGCATCTTTAGGTACAGTGTGAGTCGAGGTTTTTTGTATTCGAATAGTGCTTTGCTCGATTTGTTTGGTGTTGAACCACCTGGAGAGAAAGTGGTGGACCTGCAAAATTTTCATGTGTTCAAGCACATGCACCTCAAGATTTATAATGAAATTCTGCAAAATGGTTCCGTGGAAAATAAGGAGGTACACTTTAAGAAAACAGACGGAACTACATTTTGGGGTCTTTTAGATTGCACTTTGACTGTAGATGGGGAAGAGCAATTGATAGACGGGGTTATTACGAATATTACCATTCTTAAAGAGATGAGTCAAAATCTCATCAAGACGAATTCTGAGATGGATCAGCTGGTGTATAGAACTTCACATGATCTTCGCGCACCAATTGCCTCGTTGTTAGGTTTGGAAAGTTTATTGGATGTCAGAGTAAAAGACGAAGAACAACGCGAACTTTTGGGCATCATGAAGGGCCAACTCAAGCAATTGGATAGCATCATTCTGGACATCATTACCTACAGGAAGGTAGCCAAATTAGGACTCACAAAAGATGTGATTTCAATAGAAGAAATGATCAATAATATTCTGAAAGGCATGCAATTCATGGAAAATTATGATCATGTAGAAAAGACTATTAAGATAGATGCTACTTCTGAATTCGTCAATGATAAACACAACCTGCAAGTCATTTTCAATAACCTACTTTCTAACGCCATCAAATATTCCAAAAAGGAAGAAAATGGTTTTATAAATATAGTAGTCGATATCGATGAAGAGAAATTAGTGATAGTGATAGAAGACAATGGAATTGGTATCGAAAAAGGCTACCTGAGTAGAGTCTTCAATATGTTCTACCGTGCGACCAACTATGCGACCGGGACAGGTTTGGGTTTATTTATTGTAAAAGAAGCAGTGACCAAACTGGAAGGAAATATAAAGGTGGACTCAAAGGAAGGAGAGGGAAGTACCTTTGTGGTTTCAATACCTAACCTTATTCAAGTCGATTAA